Proteins encoded together in one Marinithermus hydrothermalis DSM 14884 window:
- the glmM gene encoding phosphoglucosamine mutase, producing the protein MARRYFGTDGVRGVAGEPPLTPEFVLRLGQAAGAYFSAHARQPVVLIGKDTRESGDMLEAALAAGLLSQGVRVEHLGVLPTPGVAYLTRALGAAAGVVISASHNPYRDNGIKFFGPGGTKLPDEAELEIEALLEREFSTARVGTVNDHKEAERLYIDHLVAKGPSLEGLRVAMDTANGATYRVGPRVFQRLGAEVFAVYTTPDGRNINRGCGSTHPEALQRIVKEGDFDLGVAFDGDGDRVILVDRQGRLASGDHVLYINALVRRARGVVATVMSNMGLEVKLREAGIPLYRTKVGDRYVYEKLVETGLTLGGEQSGHVLFLDHAATGDGVLTALLTLEALLEDGRGLEAWVDALPMYPQVLVNVRVADKHRVVQHPALAEAVRRAEAGLEGGRVNVRPSGTEPLVRVMVEGPTEAAVRRVVAELERVVRELDAQA; encoded by the coding sequence ATGGCGCGTCGTTATTTCGGTACCGATGGGGTGCGTGGGGTGGCGGGAGAGCCCCCGCTGACCCCGGAGTTCGTGCTGCGGTTGGGCCAGGCGGCCGGGGCGTATTTTAGCGCGCATGCCCGGCAGCCTGTGGTGTTGATTGGGAAGGACACCCGCGAGTCCGGGGATATGCTCGAGGCCGCCCTCGCGGCGGGGTTGTTGTCCCAAGGGGTTCGCGTCGAGCACCTGGGGGTTTTGCCCACGCCGGGTGTGGCCTACCTCACCCGCGCCCTGGGGGCCGCGGCGGGCGTGGTGATCTCCGCGAGCCACAACCCGTACCGCGATAACGGCATCAAGTTCTTCGGCCCTGGGGGGACGAAGCTACCGGACGAGGCGGAGCTCGAGATCGAGGCGCTGCTCGAGCGGGAGTTTTCGACGGCCCGGGTGGGCACGGTGAACGATCACAAGGAGGCGGAGCGGCTGTACATCGATCACCTGGTCGCGAAAGGCCCTTCCCTCGAGGGCCTGCGCGTCGCGATGGACACCGCGAACGGCGCGACGTACCGGGTGGGGCCGCGCGTGTTCCAGCGGCTCGGGGCCGAGGTGTTCGCGGTGTACACCACGCCGGACGGGCGGAACATCAACCGGGGCTGCGGCTCGACGCACCCCGAGGCGCTCCAGCGGATCGTGAAGGAGGGGGATTTCGATCTGGGCGTGGCCTTCGACGGGGACGGGGATCGCGTGATCCTCGTGGACCGGCAGGGCCGGCTCGCCTCGGGGGACCACGTGCTGTACATCAACGCCCTGGTGCGCCGGGCGCGGGGGGTGGTGGCCACGGTGATGAGCAACATGGGCCTCGAGGTCAAGCTCCGGGAGGCGGGGATTCCCCTGTACCGCACCAAGGTCGGGGACCGGTACGTCTACGAGAAGCTCGTGGAGACGGGATTGACGCTCGGCGGGGAGCAGAGCGGGCACGTCCTCTTTTTGGATCACGCCGCTACTGGGGATGGGGTTCTGACCGCGCTCTTGACGCTCGAGGCCCTCCTGGAGGACGGGCGCGGGTTAGAGGCGTGGGTGGACGCCTTGCCCATGTACCCCCAGGTGCTGGTGAACGTGCGCGTTGCGGACAAGCACCGCGTCGTGCAGCACCCGGCGCTTGCCGAGGCGGTGCGCCGGGCGGAGGCCGGCCTCGAGGGGGGGCGGGTGAACGTGCGCCCTTCAGGGACCGAGCCGTTGGTCCGGGTTATGGTGGAAGGGCCGACCGAGGCTGCGGTGCGTCGGGTGGTGGCGGAGCTGGAGCGGGTGGTGCGTGAGTTGGACGCGCAGGCGTGA
- the rbfA gene encoding 30S ribosome-binding factor RbfA, which yields MNRSLHRLEVQVARALSEIIHEMKDPRLPLVVTVERVCLTPDLSQGRVLVSALERVEETVGILNRAHGFLQEELARELRLRRIPRLRFFADPGEVL from the coding sequence ATGAACCGTTCCTTGCACCGGCTGGAGGTTCAGGTGGCCCGGGCGCTTTCCGAGATCATCCACGAGATGAAGGACCCCCGGTTGCCTTTGGTGGTGACCGTGGAGCGGGTGTGCCTCACCCCGGACCTGTCGCAGGGCCGGGTCCTCGTGAGCGCTTTGGAGCGCGTGGAGGAGACGGTCGGGATCCTGAACCGGGCGCACGGGTTTTTGCAGGAGGAGTTGGCGCGCGAGCTGCGGTTGCGCCGGATTCCTCGATTGCGGTTCTTTGCCGATCCGGGGGAGGTGCTGTAG
- a CDS encoding acyl-CoA thioesterase produces the protein MAGPKRVELPLEVRYAETDQMGVVHHAAYVVWLEAGRVRFLEEIGLPYAEVERQGWFFPVVELALSYRAPARFGDRVGVVCWLEAVTPRAVRFGYEVVREGRVLVRGYSRHVVTDREGRVVRMPEALVARLRAGMGRLEKTTADPEP, from the coding sequence GTGGCGGGACCGAAGCGGGTGGAGTTGCCGCTGGAGGTCCGGTACGCGGAGACCGACCAGATGGGGGTGGTGCACCACGCAGCTTACGTGGTGTGGCTCGAGGCCGGGCGGGTGCGTTTTTTGGAGGAGATCGGGCTGCCGTACGCGGAGGTGGAGCGGCAGGGATGGTTTTTCCCCGTGGTGGAGTTGGCGCTTTCGTACCGGGCGCCGGCGCGTTTTGGAGATCGGGTGGGGGTGGTGTGCTGGTTGGAGGCGGTGACCCCTAGGGCGGTGCGGTTCGGGTACGAGGTGGTGCGGGAGGGAAGGGTGCTGGTGCGGGGCTACTCCCGGCATGTGGTGACGGATCGCGAGGGACGGGTGGTGCGCATGCCGGAGGCGCTCGTTGCGCGATTGCGGGCGGGGATGGGGAGGCTAGAGAAAACGACCGCCGATCCAGAGCCCTAG